GAGTATGGTGTAGCCTCCTCCTAAAAATGGCCTTTCTGAGGTCACAATTGAATGCCTGGGCTTCCAGTCATCTGTTTTGACTCCAGCTGGTCAGAACCCCATGGGACCCCAGTAGTGTGTGACCCCTGTGATCTCCATTCAGCTCTTAGGTCCCCTGGTGGCTCCCTCTGCAAAACTTCTGCATGTGCACACTTTAATACCCAACCAAAGGGACCTGCAAGAAGATTTCTGCAGCTTCTCTGCATAGTGTCCTTCTTTCCTGCAGCCTTCCCCACAGATTCTAGCTGCCTCAGCAGTCCCACAACCTGACATCTGCCAAAGCCCCAAGGCAGCTGAGTcacatatattttcagttttatggcTGTTATGATAGGAAGGTAAGACCCTTAGCCACTATTCTGCATGGTAGAGCTGGAAGTCCCAAcgtcttctttctctttgttttctcagAGCTCAGCGTAGAGCTCAGAACCAAGTGCTGCTGTTAATTGGATGAATGCACAACAACTTTGTTGTGTGACCTGCCTAAAAGCACTTGAGAGAGCAACATGTAGAGACCAGGTCTTTTGGTCTTGGCTTTTCTATGCTGTATTGCATGGGGCTGCATTTTCCCTCTGTGGTTTTGCACTGGGGTCCAGAGTTCATGTAACATACCTTTATGTAAAGAAGGCTTAAGTACCGTATGAATGACTTCTTCTCTCTTGTATGAACTTGACACCCACACTGGTGATGAAACCACATTTAACCTTTCAGGATTTGTTTTGGGGGATGATTGGGGAAGCACAGGGAAATGTCCAGTGTTTTTCAGTACTCTCTTCTTAGCTTCCTTCTTCATTTCACAAAGCCACGGGACACTGCTTAGAATATCTGGCTGATGCAATCACGGGCTACTTTCTTGTCATCTTGAAGAATCCGGATGCTGAGCCTGGTCCTCCTGGAGCAACCATGTGTTGATTTACATTCTTTGGAGCTGATGCTCAGATACTGATTTGTACTGCCATCCTCCACTGGGTGTGGCTGCACGTGGAAGTGGGGCTGGGGGCACTGGCGGGTCagaagggagaggtggggagcaTGGCAGGAAGAAAGCCTTTGGCAGCTGAGTTCTGCTTATGAGATGTGCAGCATTGGCCAGTTTTCTTAAGCTCTCTAGTCTCAGTTTGCTTGTgtataaaatgggagtaataatacCTATCTTCTAGGGAAGGTCAAATGAATTAATGAGGGTGAAACACCTAGTGTCGTATCTGCCTCAGGGACAGTTCTCATTAATGATAAGtgttccttcccttccctctctccctctatctttccctccctcctctatcctttctttctctttctctctttctccctcccttccttcctctctctccccctttcttctccttccttccttcctgcctgcttGCCTGCCTTCTGGAAAGAAAGGACAAAGCAACAGTATATTTTGTTATAATGATTAAGAGCACTTAACAAAAACTGCTTCACTGAGGTGTAATTAACTCACGAAAAGCTGTAGAACATGGTTTTTGTCATCAGCCAGCCCTCAGTTTAAATCTTAGCTCCCAAGCTCATGACCTATAAGACTTTGGAAGAGTCAAAGTATTTCTTCaagccttcatttatttattcagctgtAAGATGGAGGTAATAATTCTGGATGGATACTCTCTtgagaattgaataaaaattgaGCAAATAGGAAGTGTCCACCAGAGCCTGCTCTGGCAGGTGCTTGTATTCTCTTTCCCAGTTTGTTCTGCACCATTTCCAGAGTAAGCTCCAGGATGCTGCTTGGTTGGTCTACCTTCCTCCTGTCCTGACTTTCTCTCCTGTCTTCTTGCTGGAGAGAGTTATTCTGGAGTGGGGATGAAGGTGGCATCTGAACTTACATATCTGccaaaacataaatgataaaaatttattttgtggatTTTGTGTGGAAACATCTACTTCCACTTTCCCCAACTTGCTTCTCTCCCCCATGTAAAGCATGTTTGGGCAAGATCAAGAGACATGATTGAATAAATCCTATAATAATTTCTGATTGGAAATGCATAAttataaaaactaataataatgaataatatataataaaattaatgataataatattaaaacaataaatctcCATTTGGGAATTGGAAGATAAATTAACAAGAAGGGACTACGGGTACTAGTTTGCTCCATGAACATTATTTAGGCTCCACTTGATGCTAGTTTCCAAGAGGCAATAAGATACCATCTAATGGGGGAAAGACAGAAAAGCAATGAGCTGTgatggaggaggggatggggtggggtctGAGGGAGCCCCAGTATGGGGTCATCCAGGGAAGGCTCCACAGTGGAAGTGACATTGGAGCGGAGTCTTCCCCTTGAGgtagggaggaaggcaggcactcCACTCAGAGTGAAAAATAGGCCAAGAAATGAGGAAAAGCAGTGCTTTAGCCAGTGGGGCGGAAGCCAACGTCTACCAGTTTGCAAGAGCTGGATGTTAacttttcaggaattttgtgagctgGTCATTAAACATAGCCATGATTAAGAATTAAATTACATACACTTCCATTCAAATACATTATATTAAAGCTAATACTATAATTAAAGGTAATAAATCCTCAAAACTTGTCACTTCTTAATTGTCACCACATTTTATTATCCTCTAGCCTCTTGCAGTTACTTATTTCTATGGTATCTGAGGGTTGGAAATACTATGTAATGGTGTGCCCATACCCGACTCCCCTCAACTCTCCATTCAGTGGCCCTATGTTGTTGGCTTTGAATTGATCATGGTGCAAATATCTACACCATGGATAATGGTAAATGGTACAGGTCAGGGCTTTATTTTGGAGAGCtgattgttaaacatttattagCATACTGTTGCCCCCAACTTAGGGGAAGGGGAGCACCAACTGAAACAGGAGGCCGAACCAAGACTGGACTTCAGTGCTCTCAAGGTCAGGAGTTTGGATTTCCCCCCAGAGGAGATAGGAAGCTCCTAGGGCATTTTAAAGTGGGAGAGTTATATGATATGATTTGTTATAGAAAGACCACTCGGGCTTCTGTGTGGTGAGTAGACTGGAGTGGGCTGCACATGGGGCAGAGTGACCAGTGAGCAGGAGTgttgaaataaagaataaaagatggGGTCAGCCTTAGTGATTAAATGTCGGGGGTCAGGGAGTGTGATCAGTCTAAGATGGCCCCAGGTCTTGCCTTGGAACATGTAGTAGAAGGTGGCAATGCCTCCAAAGTGTTGGTGGACAGGGAGAGTGTCCTGGACGCAGGAGAACATCCCTGAAAGCGTCTTActcttctgcttctgcctgcATTAAATCTACAAGCACTTATAGGGATTTATTTTGGCTATGTAAATAAAGTTGGGTATCTTTGACCCTTTGACCGTGGACTGCATCTTCTAGAGGCATCATAGGGCTGGGAACACGGTACTGGGGTCAATTGGACCCAGCTCCCTTTATTCCAATGACTCCTTAGGCATGATGGCCTCTTCCCTGAGCTTCAGTTTACTTCTCTATAAAGTGGATATTGTCACCCACATCTTATTCTCCTCCCCATGGAACTCTTGGGAGAAGGGACACTGCCAATGCTTTTTCTAATGGTGTCAGATTGTTTTCCCCAGTGCAAGGGTGAGAACTGGGAGAGTTCctaacagagagggaagcaaagaCTAGTTAGGTGTCATTCCTGAAAAATAGCAGGGAGTATGGGACCCCACGTGGTGGCTGCAGGAGAAATGTTTTTCGTTTGAGAGCTTGGAGCGGTGTACGAGAGCTTGATGGGGTAGGTGTCACCAACCATGCTGGAAGAGTCCAAGGTGCGACTCATTTGTTTTTGACTCCAGGACAGCTGGCAGCTGGCCAGCACTCAGCCATCTTGTTCTTTGCCCCCGAATGTCCTAGTAATTAGCAGTTCCCACTGAGTGAGTCACACTTGCTATCAGTTATCGATTGTGCTGTGGAGTCCCAGGTCCAAATGTTAACTAAACCAAACAAACAGACTCACCCATATGTGATGTGAGCCCCCTTGTTTTCTGTCTTCACaccttgcttttttcctttagGATCACTTACCAAAATTTGGTTTGATTTGTTAATTTCTTCATTGCAGCCCCTCACAGTTTCAGCTCAATGGTATGGAAGCTTGGTGAGACAATCACTCACAGCACCCAGCAGGGGCCCACCCATTGAGGTGGCTTATTAAatatcaattgatgaatgaattAACCAAGCCCCCAGCCCATCATTTACCCTACTTGCCTTTATTAGAATTTTAtagcttccataatttggttttgtttccttaaatggggaagggaggaaataTAGAGAACAGAATTTCCAGGTCATTTTCTGCCAGAATGACAATGGTCATTATTAAGCACTGACTAGGGTCATGCACCTTCCTgggcattatctcattttatctgcACAAGGGCACCTGTAGATATGGTCCAGTGTTAtgcctattttgcagatgaggaaagcaaGCCTCAGTTAGACTAGTCAGCTGTCTGTGGTCTCCACAGCTGGAATGTCATGGAATTGAGAATGTAGCTTCAGGGTCTGGCTTTCTGCTTCATGTGCCAGTGCTTTGAAAATTCTGGTTCTCAACTCTAGCTGTATATTGGAATTATCTGGGAGTTCAAAAACATATGGTTGCTTGTCTCCCACAGTTGGGGATTCTGATTTCACCAGTCTAGAGTATGGCTTGGGTATCAGGGTTTTAAATCTATCCCTATTTCCTGCACCCACCAACATGCagtcaaaatggaaaattattgcCCTGATAGACATGGAACCAGTCAAGCAGCATTGTTCAGGGGCAAATCTAGGTAAGGCTCACTAGGAAAGACTTTGATGATGGTGCATCCTAGCCTCCTGGGATGAATGCATATCCTGGAGAAGAGAGGGCTCTTGGTAGGGTGTCCCCTGAAAACGTGAGACCTGATGTTACTCATCTGTAGTATTGGGATGATGATAATTCTGGTTACTCATCTGTGGTTTGGGGTGATGACAATTATGGCATTGCTTAGTTGGGCTCCTAGAATCTTGGGGCTGGAAGTGAACTCAGGGATTCTCACTGACGTCCAAAGAAGTTAGATAACTTGTCCAAGCCTATACAGTgagcaagaggaagagacacagagccagacaGTGAATGAGAAGCTGAAATTAGACTAACTGGTAGGGCCAGCTCCAGATTTATGACTCTGGCTGTGTGGCTCTGAGCAAGTCACTATACCTCCCTgacctcagattcctcatctggaGAATGGGCATGATGATACTCTATACTCTCAGGGTTCTGCGATACTGAAAGGACAATGTGTTTTTAGCACATtgcttggcacatagtgggtgctcagaTCTTTCTGTGGTTGACAAAAGCAGAATAGAGAATACACAAAGGCAAAATGGAGCTCCAGAGGTCACCCCCAGGTGGGTGGCGATGTTGCAAAGGACCTGGGGCCAGTGGAGAAGTTACCCAAGTGATCTTGTGGTTGAGAGCTGGGGCTGATGTGAGGCCTGCATGTGGTCAGAATTAGGGCACCCCAGAATGGGTAAGGTTGGGTTGATAGGAAAGTGGCAGTGCCAGTGTTCCTATTATAGGTACTAGGAATGAGACATCAGGTATTGCATGGCATTCAGTAAGGGACAGCATCCTCAGATCCTTCCTGGGGTGAAAATGGTTGTTCAATCTATGGTTATTGCATTAAATAAAAGACCCAGTCATCTTTTGAGGATTTGGCGGTCCATTCCCAGGAATGCCAATCTGGAAGGGGGGGGTGGCATGGATGGAGAAGATGAGTTTTACTGACTTGAGCCTAGGGAGGTAGGCTCCGACTGAAGATTTAAGGAGATAGTGCAGGTGAAGCATTTAGCACTCCAAGTGCCCTATAAACATCAGCTATTGTTATTTACTGCTAACAATAAACTCAGAGCATTGGGCACTTTTACTCTGccttggttcaaatcctggcttagCCGAATAATTTTGGATAAGTGGATTTCATCTCTTAGGCCTCatttccctcatctgtgaaatggactGACAGTGTGATTCCATCCCATCTGTGGTGTAAGATGAACTACAGGAAGTTGAGCTCCGTGTCTGACATAAGGTAAGAACACAGGAAATGCATGCCCTGAGACTGGTGTTAAAGTCTGGGTTATGTGGAATGGCCAGTCTGCTTCCAAGCCCAATTATAAGCCAGAGGGGGAATGAAGATTGCTGTCAAAATGGAACTTTTACTTTGCCAACTCTGGACTTTACATCTCAATTCTAGTTACCTTTCTATGTCCTGCACTGATGGGGTGAAAAGTCCCCACATACCAGCTGGAGAGTTTTGTAGTATAAGGTACAAGGGAATTTTGCTTTCTCTTGGAGAAACCCTCTTATCTCCAGAAAAAGGGAAACTCACTGGAAAGTCAGGCATTATAAACCCAGAATTCTTGAAACCTGTTTGTAAACTGCTTATGGAAGGGATTTTAGTTGCCTTCATTTACTTCTGCTCAGGAGtctcagagaaagaaatggagatctacaGAGATGAAATAGTTGGTTGGCCCAAGGCCTCAGAATTTGCCAATTGGCAGACATGGGCCTGGAATACAGGTCTGTTGACTCTGGGTCTACTATTTCCTATAATTCCACCCTTGGgcattttcattgttattattgttgttgttgttgttattattattatgtgtgtgtgggtgagtgTGAGCAATGGAAACAGGGATGGTAGTCAGAATGTCTTAACAGTTGGttagttttgcctttttgctCCCAAGTTCCTAGGGATGGAGAGTCCTTTTGAGAATTGATTGAAAATGTTGATTTTGGTGAGCTGGATTAGGAATGGTTTTTCTCATCTGGGGAACTAGCATTATGACTTTTGTAGGTATTTGGCTTTTAGTAAGCTAAGGGCAAATAATTCATTTATCTCTGTAAgtataaaaaatgttttgctcTCATCACTTCCAGGAGTGGGTGTGAGCTGAACCTGAGAGCTAAGTTTCCGAAGGGCACCCCTACATTCACAGGTTTTCCCACTGGGAGAGTAATTTTTGAGATTAAAGTTTTAGAGGAGAGCGTTATCCTTCTCCCTTGGTCCACATCTGATTTTACCTGCAGCGATGAGCTGGCAACAAATGAAATTTCTATGTGACCATTTCTGACCCATGGAAATGGCAATTTAATATGGTCCCCAAGTAATATTGGCTGGGCACCAGCGacggaaaagggtaagagatggCTTGAGTTGAACCCTTTTGATCCTTGCCAATTGCTGTTTTTGTAAGAGGCAGGGTGTATAGTGTCAGAGAGTTCTGGGCTCCGTCAAGCACTAACACAGTCCTGgcttcactctctctttttcaggGTGGTTGGATATGTCACTTACCCACAGAGTCTTCTAATTCGTAGAAGAAGCTCAGTGGATTCCCTCCTTGTCTCCCTTCCCCTCATTTGACCAGAATCCCTCAATTTGTGGGACTTGAAAAGTTTTGTAAGATTTATTATAACTTGTGAACAATCGGTTGCCATTTTGCATTCGAGTACATGGAGAGCTAgatgcactaaaaaaaaaaaatcccaagaggTTATCCTTAGATCttaatctagaaagaaaattaaatgaacagataaacaaaagaattgatctaattattaagattttatggCTTTCCGTGCCAATTTATTAAGTTACATCTATTAAATACATTAACACATACAACATTTCATTCACAGTGATTAGAATTTGCACAGTAGTGCCGGAAGATATAAGATGTTTACCAGTTACCAGTATCCAACAGTATACAATATGCATTTTACCTTGGGATTGTGACGTTTTAACATAAAACATAGGATCAATGAAAGCGCTTGGGGTTTATCAGTAAAACCACATAAATACCTACATTTGTTCAATCTGTATACCCCTGGAACAAAAGCGGGGGCAGTTAcatattttaatgactttatgAATAAAGTCATTTGATTAAGTTCAGCTACTTCGTTTGCGCATCCTCATGTTTTTACCTCCTCTTGAATGCTTGCAATAGGAGATTAGAACTTGCCCGGTCATGTTCCTTCTTGTCTTGCTCTCCAGTCTAGATAAGTGCTGTCATGTGACAAGtgcttaaaaaaaacacaaacccacAAAACTGATTCATGGATGAAATGAAAAGACTGCTGGGCTGGGTGTCAGGAGCTGTGAATTCTAGTCTCAGCACTGCTACCAGCTACTGTCTGACATTGGACCATTTATGTCATCTCCCTGAGCCCAGGTTTCTTCATCATTAAAATGATGTAACTTGGAGTAGATAAACTCTGTAGATCCCAATGGTTCTAAAGTTCCATGGCATTCACTACTGGTCAAGATCAAACAGTTAATCTGTGTTGGACACTCTTGGAACAAAGTGGGAAATGGCGGCCACTTGTAGGCTGGGAGCCACTCAACTCTTGACAAGCCCTGCCAGGTTCTTAATAATCCAGTAGAACACACGgaagtcaattttaaaaatgcctgcactaaaaaaaatgcaaatggctACATAATCATAGATTTGGAAAAGACCTCAGACATCCTTTGACTCTATCCCTCCTACCACTTCAATGATGGAACGGCTTCTCCAGAACCCTTGAGATAAGCCCTTTGCTTGAATATATCCAGGGACTGAGAAATCACTATCTGGGAATATTgtattttggggggtaaatacttTTTCTGGGTATTGGGCCACAAACGATGACCTTGTAAACTGCAACTGCTTAGCCCTAGCTTTTTCCTCTAAGGGACATGGAAGCAGTCCCCTCCCCCCTTCTACATCCCCCAAAGGTATCTGATAATACTTCTCATGACTTCCTCCAATCTCTCCTCCAGTTATTAAAACAAATACTATTTGCTAAGAGCAATGATAAAGCCCAGGATTATGATTCGGGAAGACAGTATCTCAGCCCTAGATCTGCCAAGAACTCATTGTGTGACTCCGAAAAAGTAACTTCTGTCTGGGCtggcattttcttcttaaaatggggtgagagaaggggtggggggcaaatCTGTCTCAGAACTTGGACAGCTCAAAATATGGACGTCGGCCTGGGGCAGGCCACAGGTGTGACTGCTCTGATCCACACTCTGCTTCACCATTAGAGCAGAAGGATTCAGGGGTTAGCCCAGGCTCAGCTGCCAGGATGAGGCCATCATTATCAGTATCCAAGAGAGTGGTGCACATAGGAAAAAATTAATGCTCCACAAGGCAGAACACTTTCAGGACTCCAAGCCCTAGAAGAGTAAGAAATCTTGAGACCAGAGACGACTGCATGTGTTTAGCAAAGTGCAGAGTATAATGAGCAATCCTGTCCTGAGGAATTAATCCCCAGTGTTGCAATCATGGGAACAAGATGGGGGAggcctggggaaaaaaatcttgcaaGAGACTGTTGGCAACGGCCGTGCCTCGTGCACAGTGAGCTCGTCAAACTTTTAAAATCCAGCTCGGTTTACTGACGAGCACGGATGTGGAACTTCCTCTGGGGTGACGTGGCTTAGGTTGAAATGGAGCCAAGGACCTAGTCTGCCTCTCTTATTGAACGAACCAGACGTTTTCGGGATGTGAAAGTCCTCTTGTACCTTAGTCAAAACATTTACGAGTTTTCATAGCCTAAGCAATGCCATCCTGCCAAATAGATCTAAACCATGCTAGGGTCAAAATGCTAGTGACCCTGTGCATTTCGATCACGATTCCTGGATTTTCGGAAGGCACACAGGCTTTTCAGAGCACCTCTGGCTCATCCACAGGTTCTGATATTTTCAAGGGTGTTGATGGCCAAACTCAAGTCCTGAGGATGATAACCTCTCTCCACGTGTAGCGTAAATAATGGATTCTATCAGACGAAATGGTATCTTTATTTCGTCCCCTTTTATTAATGGAAAACTCTGAGAGTAGCTATTTAAAAAACCCACTTGTGTAAACACAAATCATTTTGTTAATGATCATCCTTCATCAGATGGCACGTATTTTCCTAATGAGAAAATTTCCACGTGCCTCAAGTTAGCTAATTAGCTAGCTAATACTACCAATATAAATGGAAGGGTCTGCAGACAATGGACTGCTGAGCAGTTACAGTAAACACATCTGAgactaaaataatttctctttgtgtCCCCCGGGGCGAGTAGGCACTCGGTAAATGTGGACTTGATTTGAATTCAGCCCTTTGAGAGACATTGGAGCAGCAAAGCATTTTCCCCCTAAATTAACGATTTTCTGAAGCACATGGGCGTGCTCCTTTCCTTGAAAATTCTCGACTGCATCTCATTTACTTTGTTAGGAGACCACCACATTCTTGAGTGTTCTCtagcctcatttttaaaattagtgcaCAGAATTGAGCCACAGAGATAACACCTAGGAAACAGAAGTTTTGACCTGAGTTCTACTGGAAACTCTCGGCTGGCCCTCTCTGAACAGTACCAGATGTTAAGGATTTAACATATTTAGCCAGGACAGCCTCAGCACGATATTACTcttcaataaacaaacaagcttATCACAGGAGCAAAATAAATACGTGACAAGGATGTTCCCAAAGCGGTCAAGTCTTTCAGAACAGCAGGACACTTCTGTTTCTTGGTTGACTCAAGGCCCACCGGCAGGTCCGAAGACCCTGGGTTAGTGGAGAAGAAGGTGAGCTGGGCGGGACTCTGGCCTCTTCTGTGCAAATCCTCTCTCGTGCCCCACATTGTTGGGAACCCATGCAAATGCACACCGAGCATTTTCTTTACTTCCATGGGGTGTGAGTTCTGATCCTGGAGGCAGGCTGGAGCTATCGATACAGTCATCCCGATCTGCCAGCAAACAGTGTTCTAGGAGTAGGTTGAGGGAGCAATGTTTTATCAAGCTGGTTTTATAGTTACTGAGAAAcctttcctttctgctttaaGTAAAGGGTAATTCCTCAGTCTCAGATGCCCTTTCCCCAGGGCTGTCTGTTGTCCGCCCACCCTCTTTCAGGGCTCGTTCAGGCTTCACTTCCTTTATGCAGACTCTTCTGAATCAGGTGGCAGTGACCacacccttccctctgctcctgctgagCCCCGTGCTCACCGTGGTGAGAAGCTGAAGGCTCTGGAGGCCTACTCGCCTAACTGAGAAACCAGAAGTCAATTTTTGTGTCATTATAACCCAACACATATTGATCACATACCGCTACACCCATCATCCTGCTCAGAAGCCCCACCGCACACCTTCCTGCCTCTGTAGTCTCCTGGCAAAAGGATTAGAGTGATTTCGGTGCCAATTTTGCTTTATACCCCTTCGGGAGGTTTCCTGCAATTGGCAGCACTTATAATCGGGGCCAACATGCTGGAGGTCACTGCCCATGTCATAGCGACATTCTCTTTGACTTCACAGACTGCTCAGAATTAACCGGTTACATCCTCGTGAGCTCATTTGATCCTGGGAAACAAATTGGTGGATTCCTGCTTTACAAAgtcaactgaggctcagagcacaAATTCTCCTCTAACCTTGACATATTTGTGCCAGAAAATCACACAGACTAGAGAGGATGAACTCACTAAAGGTAGAGGGGACGGTCTTAATGTCCAACCTCTCCTCCAGGGGAGAAGCCTCGGCTGGGCTGATCAGCCAATTCCATATTGAAATCTCttgaatattttaagagaaaaatacccAGAAAACATCTGCAtgtaaaaccaagagtcagatctcAAAGCCGATCTAAGTCAACTTCTCTAAGATTTGGTGATTGACCCTTTATCCCCCCAGAGAGTAAGTCTGCTGTCTCTTGGCATCAATCAGTCTTGTAGAGTTGGGCCAGGCGGCTAGAAATCTGTCTTCGAGTTTCTTGAGTGACCTAATCAACTGGATGTCTTAGGAAAGCTTCAGAAATCTTACATATCAAGGTCAGATGATATGTTATTTTAGGACTTGGAGTTAGTCCAATTACGTTGGACTTGGAGTACATTCAGTGATATTTGATGAGGAACCAGGGAGCGGAATTCGTTTAAGTTTTGCGTAGTCTGTCTTGTTTTTCGTAGTATCTTCTGGGCTAAGGAAGTGCGCAGGACGTAAAAGGTGCTCAAGAGAACTGTGCTGAGTAAATGCTATTGTTGTATTTCTGATATGCATATGGAACTCATGCTTGCTTGTTTTCATGCCTGTGTGCATAATAAAAGGAAGGGTTGCTTTTCTCCTTTGCCATGAAaaccaattctttctttcttctttcgaATGTTCATGAGAAATACcagccctcttttcttttctttctttttttttttttttttttaagacgagCCATCATTAAAGTAAGTGTTTGGAGATACCGATGAAGGATTTTGCCTCTAAGGTTTACACCATTTTCTAGGGCTTTGGATTTTGTTCAGGGCCCCTGAACTGAAGCAAATGTTTCATGAACAAATCACACAATAATTGGGCCCACTGGTGACCAAGGTGTAGTTTGAAGGAGTGGAAATGTTCTGAGTGGACCTCCGTTCATTTGGTGATCTGTGTCTCAGTGTTTAGAAACTCACTTCTTTTCCAAGCAACCACGATCATATGTCTGCtctgttctgctttttttccGGTTAAGATTCTCATCAGAAAGGCATATAAAGTCTGAAATTTCGGGCCTCAAATTTCATAGCTAAACCACTGTTTCTGTGGaatgctccaaaaaaaaaaaaaaaccaaaacaaacaaaacaaaaaacaaaaaaccaaccaaaacaacccccaaaacaagaacaacaacaacaaaaaaccaacaacccaCCAACCTTGTTATAATGACATATCACTGAAGAAAATTAGAACTAGGAGGCAGAGGACCTTCACACAAGGATGTGTGCCTTGCCCCTATAGCAAGAAGGCTCCAAAGAaagttttatcttcttttgtgTAATCCACCAAAGAGATGTCACTGACGTTCACCATCAGCTTGTCTCCTTCCTGCAAGGAGAACATGGCCCCTAGGTAGATGGGCTGGAACCAGTTGCTGCCTACTTCACACACTGACTTGGTCCCCATTAGGAGCTGGGTTGGCTCCGGGTAGCTGTCTGTTACCTTGGTGATTACGACGATGATGGAGTCTGGCTTGTTCAGTCGGCTCCCTTGGCGGGCTTCACCACACTCAGATGTGGTCCCTCGGAATGTGACCTGAGAGTAAACAAAGTAGTCTCCCGACTCTGGGATCACCAGGAATTTATTTGTGTAGTTCATCCGGTTCTTGGTGAAGGCCAGGCCAAGTTCATGTTCCCAATGCAGCGCCGGAAACAGACTTTCCAAGGGCTGTGTGGGACTTTGTCTCACAACTGCAAAGACAAGAGGGAGGTTTAATTTGCTTATGTCAGAACCTGTGGACTTCGCCAGAAAGAGTCTCGTGTTATTTTCAGAGTAAAGTGATTGGATAAAACGAACAGCTAACAAGCTCCCGGAGGAGAAGGAGTGGAGGAAATGTAAGCAGACACATACTTTTGTTCAGAGAGTAGCATCTTAGGGGCAAATGGCTTTgtttctctgagccccagttttcTTTCCTGATAATTTAGAATTTTACCCTAGCTCTGTGATCCTGAAGAAGAGTGGAGGTTAAGAAATCTCACTCTTTTGTGTTTCGGAAAACAGCTCACGGCAATGGGCTTCGATGAAATG
This sequence is a window from Canis aureus isolate CA01 chromosome 10, VMU_Caureus_v.1.0, whole genome shotgun sequence. Protein-coding genes within it:
- the TNFSF15 gene encoding tumor necrosis factor ligand superfamily member 15; translated protein: MHPLLRACLLYNGGSLCPGGVRPVSRTSKSMAENLGLGFRETASVEMLPEEGSCTPKARARLATRSHACWALTCCLVSFPILAGLTTYLLIGQLRAQGDTCVFQAPKGQEFGHSHQRAYASPRAGGDKPRAHLTVVRQSPTQPLESLFPALHWEHELGLAFTKNRMNYTNKFLVIPESGDYFVYSQVTFRGTTSECGEARQGSRLNKPDSIIVVITKVTDSYPEPTQLLMGTKSVCEVGSNWFQPIYLGAMFSLQEGDKLMVNVSDISLVDYTKEDKTFFGAFLL